From Chryseobacterium shandongense, the proteins below share one genomic window:
- a CDS encoding alpha/beta hydrolase — MKKFGLILCFLLVNLIFAQEKITLWPKGKMPNSKGLQLKTEEKDGRIVQIKEPELFAFLPPKEERKPMAIIVIPGGGYYKLTYDLGGYQIAKWFNTLGISAFVLNYRLPISPDVKQREIAPLQDIQAAIKYIRKNADQYGISPEQIGVIGTSAGGHLAATVSNITTDYTELKDDWTSVSTIPNFAILVSPVIDLGEFAHVGSRNSLLGENASQEKIIEYSMQNRVTEKTPPTLLIHAQNDKAVPVMNSILYYQAMTKNKVKGALFIFPEGEHKIGITNTSELTDNWKKLCSDWLKTLFLNK, encoded by the coding sequence ATGAAAAAATTCGGACTCATTTTATGTTTTCTACTGGTAAATTTAATTTTTGCACAGGAAAAAATCACCTTATGGCCTAAAGGCAAGATGCCGAATTCAAAAGGTTTACAGCTGAAAACCGAAGAAAAAGACGGAAGAATTGTACAGATAAAAGAGCCGGAACTTTTTGCTTTTCTGCCACCCAAAGAAGAAAGAAAACCTATGGCCATCATTGTGATTCCGGGCGGCGGCTATTACAAACTGACTTATGATCTCGGTGGTTATCAGATTGCAAAATGGTTTAATACCTTAGGAATCTCTGCTTTTGTTTTGAACTACAGATTACCGATTTCTCCGGATGTGAAACAAAGAGAAATCGCGCCGTTGCAGGATATTCAGGCCGCCATAAAATATATCCGAAAAAATGCAGACCAATACGGAATATCTCCCGAGCAGATTGGAGTGATTGGAACCTCAGCCGGCGGACATCTGGCTGCAACAGTCAGCAATATCACAACAGATTACACAGAATTAAAAGATGATTGGACATCCGTTTCAACGATTCCCAATTTTGCGATTCTGGTTTCGCCGGTTATCGATTTAGGAGAATTTGCGCACGTCGGAAGCCGCAATAGTTTATTGGGTGAAAATGCATCTCAGGAAAAAATCATCGAATATTCTATGCAAAACAGGGTGACCGAAAAAACACCTCCTACCTTATTGATTCATGCGCAGAATGACAAAGCCGTTCCAGTGATGAACAGTATTCTTTATTATCAGGCAATGACAAAAAACAAGGTCAAAGGCGCACTATTTATTTTTCCGGAAGGCGAACATAAAATAGGAATTACCAATACATCTGAACTCACCGATAATTGGAAAAAGCTGTGCTCCGACTGGCTGAAAACACTTTTCCTAAACAAATAA
- a CDS encoding glycoside hydrolase family 28 protein, with protein MKKYISLFFFLVLSVAVSAQYKPWTSAKQPLKEIKALKKQIKKPTFRNADYLITDFGAVGDGKTKNTEAFKKAIEKCNAEGGGRVIVPNGVFLTGAIYLKSNVNLHLSDNSTILFSQDSNDYPVVFTRWEGMECMNYSSLIYAYEEENIAVTGKGTLDGNADNDNWWFWCGATKYGYNETRPGRQNPARAKLHEYMAQRKPARERIFGDGYYLRPNFVQPYKSKNFYMADVLVKNSPMWNLNPVLCENVLIERVKVISHGPNNDGFDPEACKNVWIKDSYFDTGDDCIAIKSGRDEDGRDIGRPAENHIIENCEMKDGHGGVVIGSEIAGGAKNIYAVGNVMDSKNLDRALRIKTSSSRGGIIENVFFYNTKVGAYKEAAVRFNMHYEKPGNHIPTIRNIWVENLTVDKGGKYAVYSDAYESSPVTDFTMINAKMVGVQVPYKVDYLKNVTLKNVTVNGQPLTELKP; from the coding sequence ATGAAAAAATATATTTCACTTTTCTTCTTTTTGGTGCTGTCAGTCGCAGTTTCAGCTCAATACAAACCCTGGACTTCCGCAAAACAGCCCTTAAAAGAAATCAAAGCTTTAAAAAAACAGATCAAAAAACCAACATTCAGAAATGCAGATTATCTGATTACTGATTTCGGTGCTGTTGGAGATGGAAAAACCAAAAATACCGAAGCGTTCAAAAAAGCGATTGAAAAATGCAATGCAGAAGGCGGAGGAAGAGTAATCGTACCAAACGGCGTTTTCCTTACGGGAGCAATTTATTTAAAATCAAATGTTAATCTTCATTTAAGTGACAATTCCACGATTTTGTTCAGTCAGGACAGCAATGACTACCCTGTCGTTTTCACACGCTGGGAAGGAATGGAATGTATGAATTATTCCTCCCTCATTTACGCTTACGAAGAAGAAAACATCGCCGTAACCGGAAAAGGAACTTTAGACGGAAATGCCGACAACGACAACTGGTGGTTTTGGTGCGGGGCTACAAAATATGGTTACAACGAAACCCGTCCGGGAAGACAAAATCCTGCCCGTGCAAAGCTGCACGAATATATGGCGCAAAGAAAACCAGCGAGAGAAAGAATTTTTGGTGACGGATATTATTTAAGGCCGAATTTCGTTCAGCCATACAAGTCTAAAAACTTTTACATGGCAGATGTATTGGTGAAAAATTCCCCAATGTGGAACTTAAACCCTGTGCTTTGTGAAAATGTCTTGATCGAAAGAGTAAAAGTGATCAGTCATGGACCCAACAACGACGGTTTCGACCCTGAAGCCTGCAAAAATGTCTGGATTAAAGATTCTTATTTTGATACCGGAGACGACTGTATTGCCATCAAATCAGGAAGAGATGAAGACGGAAGAGATATTGGGAGACCAGCCGAAAACCACATCATCGAAAACTGCGAAATGAAAGACGGTCATGGTGGCGTCGTTATTGGAAGCGAAATTGCAGGCGGTGCTAAAAATATTTATGCTGTCGGAAATGTGATGGATAGCAAAAACCTTGATCGTGCGTTAAGAATAAAAACCAGCTCAAGCCGTGGCGGAATCATCGAAAACGTATTTTTCTACAACACAAAAGTAGGGGCCTACAAAGAAGCAGCCGTACGTTTCAATATGCATTATGAAAAACCAGGAAATCACATTCCAACCATCAGAAATATATGGGTTGAAAACTTAACCGTTGATAAAGGCGGAAAATATGCTGTTTACTCTGATGCATACGAGTCTTCTCCTGTAACGGATTTTACGATGATTAATGCTAAAATGGTAGGCGTTCAGGTTCCATATAAAGTGGATTATTTAAAAAACGTAACATTGAAAAATGTAACCGTTAACGGACAACCTTTAACCGAGCTAAAACCGTAA
- a CDS encoding nuclear transport factor 2 family protein, translating into MIKKLIFALSFLMLISISAQRKDDTRMVTETAEKLRLAMISGEKSALESLILPELTYGHSGGHINDAKEFVEKLVTKKSDFLTIEITNQRVQIIGNTAIVRHHFYATTADLGKAPGDVTLDILLVWAKVKNDWKLLARQAVKAEKKK; encoded by the coding sequence ATGATTAAAAAATTAATTTTTGCACTAAGTTTCTTAATGCTTATTTCCATTTCGGCACAGAGAAAAGATGACACAAGAATGGTTACTGAAACTGCAGAAAAACTCAGGTTAGCGATGATCAGCGGTGAAAAATCAGCACTAGAATCCTTAATTTTACCGGAGCTTACATACGGACATTCGGGCGGACATATTAATGATGCTAAAGAATTCGTTGAAAAACTGGTTACGAAGAAATCTGATTTCCTGACCATTGAAATCACCAATCAGCGTGTACAGATTATAGGAAACACAGCGATTGTACGTCATCATTTTTATGCTACGACAGCTGATTTGGGAAAAGCTCCGGGCGATGTAACTTTGGATATTTTACTGGTTTGGGCCAAAGTGAAAAATGACTGGAAGTTATTGGCGAGACAGGCGGTGAAAGCGGAAAAGAAAAAGTAA
- a CDS encoding GntR family transcriptional regulator, with product MAETFEIHINENSRVPKYKQIVDSILDGIDGGEIKIGEKIPSINELSESCFLSRDTVEKAYKELRKRQIIESVKGKGYYISRINKNDTINIFFLINKPSTYKMMIYNYFVNAIGTKGNVEMYIYHCDETLFINALEKNMGGFDYYVIMPHFRDGQSKHTSSTKKVIDIIEKIPKNKLLMLDNTKPNISGEYGSIFQDFEHDIYNALKEGLDKIKNYEKIILVYPDKDIHPYPFRIARGFEKFCKDFKLDYEILDEIYPDMELQDKDIFITIRERDLVNLVKQIRQKNLELGKDIGIISYNETPLKELLGITVITTDFKAMGESAAYMILKNKKESVNNVFKFIQRDSL from the coding sequence ATGGCAGAAACTTTTGAAATACATATCAACGAAAACTCCAGGGTTCCCAAATACAAACAGATTGTCGATTCTATTTTAGATGGAATTGATGGTGGAGAAATCAAGATCGGTGAAAAAATTCCGTCTATTAACGAGCTTAGTGAGTCTTGCTTCCTGTCCCGAGATACCGTGGAAAAAGCCTACAAAGAGCTCAGAAAAAGGCAGATTATTGAGTCTGTAAAAGGAAAAGGTTATTATATCTCCCGCATCAATAAAAATGATACGATTAATATTTTCTTTCTCATCAATAAACCCAGCACCTACAAAATGATGATTTATAATTATTTTGTGAATGCAATCGGTACCAAAGGTAATGTAGAGATGTATATTTACCATTGTGATGAGACCTTATTCATCAACGCCCTGGAGAAAAATATGGGAGGATTTGATTATTACGTGATCATGCCCCATTTCCGTGACGGGCAATCGAAGCATACAAGCTCTACCAAAAAAGTAATTGACATCATTGAAAAAATTCCGAAGAATAAATTACTGATGCTTGATAACACAAAACCGAATATTTCAGGAGAATACGGCTCTATTTTTCAGGATTTTGAGCATGATATTTATAACGCTCTGAAAGAAGGATTGGATAAAATTAAGAACTATGAAAAAATAATTCTCGTATATCCCGATAAAGATATTCATCCCTACCCTTTTCGTATTGCGCGTGGTTTCGAGAAATTTTGCAAAGATTTTAAACTGGATTATGAGATTCTGGACGAAATATATCCAGACATGGAATTGCAGGACAAAGATATTTTCATCACCATCCGGGAGCGTGATCTTGTGAATCTGGTAAAGCAGATCAGACAGAAAAATCTTGAGCTGGGAAAAGATATCGGAATTATTTCTTACAACGAAACACCTTTGAAAGAATTGTTGGGAATTACCGTTATCACCACAGATTTTAAAGCAATGGGAGAATCTGCCGCCTACATGATCCTGAAAAATAAAAAAGAATCGGTAAATAATGTTTTCAAGTTTATTCAAAGAGATTCTCTTTAA
- a CDS encoding alpha-hydroxy acid oxidase, giving the protein MAFPFDTRYASLELLIERAKKRMPRFAFEYLDGGCNENINRDRNTSELRDILLRPRYLNNNFAEANIETELFGVKYSAPFGISPVGLQGLMWPNAPEILAKAAFKHNIPFILSTVTTSSIERIAELTEGKAWYQLYHPREEWLRDDILNRCEASGYDVLVVLADVPTFGYRAKEIRNGLAMPPQLNFRNVSQALVKPQWCLEMLKHGVPGFKTMEKYMDKNMNVKQLGQFMNSTFSGRLNSDRIKAIRDQWKGKLVIKGVASDEDAEEAVRLGFDGMIISNHGGRQLDAGESTIAVVKEISEKYKGQIKIMMDSGVRTGPDVARALSCGAEFTFMGRTFMYAVGALGDKGGDHIIEMLKMQFRQVMEQLCCEKPEQLQDFRV; this is encoded by the coding sequence ATGGCTTTCCCATTTGACACAAGATATGCATCGCTTGAGCTTTTAATTGAAAGAGCTAAAAAAAGAATGCCTCGTTTTGCTTTTGAATATCTTGACGGCGGCTGTAATGAAAATATAAACCGGGACAGAAATACCAGTGAACTAAGAGATATTCTGCTCCGTCCGCGCTATCTCAATAACAATTTTGCGGAAGCCAATATTGAAACCGAATTGTTTGGGGTAAAGTATTCCGCACCCTTCGGGATTTCGCCGGTGGGTTTACAGGGATTAATGTGGCCTAATGCTCCGGAAATTCTGGCAAAAGCAGCTTTTAAACATAATATTCCTTTCATTTTAAGCACTGTTACCACAAGCAGTATTGAAAGAATTGCTGAATTAACGGAAGGAAAAGCCTGGTATCAACTGTATCATCCAAGAGAAGAATGGCTGCGCGACGATATTCTCAACCGTTGTGAAGCTTCCGGGTATGATGTGTTGGTGGTTTTGGCAGATGTTCCTACATTCGGGTACAGGGCTAAAGAAATCAGAAACGGTTTGGCAATGCCGCCACAACTTAATTTCAGAAATGTCTCACAGGCATTGGTAAAACCTCAATGGTGTTTAGAAATGCTAAAGCACGGCGTTCCGGGCTTTAAAACGATGGAAAAATATATGGATAAGAACATGAACGTGAAACAACTCGGACAGTTCATGAATTCCACTTTTTCAGGAAGATTAAATTCCGACAGAATAAAAGCAATCCGCGATCAGTGGAAAGGAAAACTGGTCATCAAAGGCGTTGCTTCCGATGAAGATGCAGAAGAAGCAGTACGTTTAGGTTTCGACGGAATGATCATTTCCAATCACGGCGGAAGACAGCTGGATGCCGGAGAATCTACCATTGCTGTGGTAAAAGAAATCAGCGAAAAATATAAAGGCCAAATCAAAATCATGATGGACAGCGGCGTAAGAACCGGTCCGGATGTTGCCCGTGCATTAAGCTGCGGTGCCGAATTTACTTTTATGGGCAGAACTTTTATGTATGCAGTCGGAGCGTTGGGAGATAAAGGAGGCGACCATATTATTGAAATGCTTAAAATGCAGTTCAGGCAGGTAATGGAACAGCTTTGCTGTGAAAAACCGGAACAGTTGCAGGATTTTAGGGTATAG
- a CDS encoding glycoside hydrolase family 88/105 protein: MIFISNKIKILTLAILQTGIVWTSAQSVAKNKTETAAKAESGKIVPANLNWSERMLLSEMHRFPESWMLDFSKSPKWTYPAAIVLDGAEQLYAKTGKKEYYDYISNFGKKLVKEDGTILTYELEKYNIDLLNSGNVLLYLYEKEKKEKYLKALQTLRLQIKGQPRTNEGSFWHKKIYPYQVWLDGLYMGMPFYAHYTKDFSKGNDAAKAYDDIVFQFDSAQKNLLDKKTGLLYHAWDESRQQAWADKQTGLSPNFWGRAMGWYGMAMVDVLDYLPQNHPGRARLISYIRSFADAIIKVQDKENGLWYQVLDKAGEKGNYTEASASAMFVYTMIKSVNKGYLPKSYKVYAKKGYDGIIKNLITIDENGVVNLNKCCAVAGLGGKPYRDGSYEYYINEKIRSNDSKATGPFILASIEFEKK; encoded by the coding sequence ATGATATTCATCAGTAATAAAATAAAGATCCTCACTCTGGCAATCTTGCAAACCGGAATAGTGTGGACTTCCGCCCAGTCTGTAGCGAAGAACAAAACAGAAACGGCAGCAAAGGCCGAATCAGGAAAAATTGTACCTGCCAATTTGAACTGGTCAGAAAGAATGCTTCTTTCCGAAATGCACCGCTTCCCGGAATCCTGGATGCTGGATTTCAGCAAAAGCCCGAAATGGACGTATCCCGCTGCAATTGTTTTAGACGGCGCAGAACAACTCTATGCAAAAACAGGAAAGAAAGAATATTACGATTACATCAGTAACTTCGGGAAAAAACTTGTAAAGGAAGACGGAACTATTCTTACTTACGAACTGGAAAAATACAATATTGATCTTCTCAATAGCGGAAACGTATTGCTTTATCTTTACGAAAAAGAAAAAAAAGAAAAATACCTGAAAGCATTGCAAACTCTTCGATTACAAATCAAAGGTCAGCCAAGAACAAACGAAGGTTCTTTCTGGCACAAAAAAATATATCCGTATCAGGTTTGGTTAGACGGACTTTACATGGGAATGCCTTTCTATGCCCATTACACCAAAGATTTTTCAAAAGGAAATGATGCCGCAAAAGCTTATGACGATATCGTTTTCCAGTTTGATTCTGCTCAGAAAAATCTTTTAGATAAAAAAACAGGATTACTCTACCACGCTTGGGACGAAAGCAGGCAACAAGCCTGGGCTGATAAACAAACCGGACTTTCTCCCAATTTTTGGGGAAGAGCAATGGGATGGTACGGAATGGCAATGGTTGACGTTCTGGATTATTTACCGCAAAATCATCCCGGAAGAGCAAGATTAATTTCTTATATCAGATCTTTTGCAGATGCCATTATTAAGGTACAAGACAAGGAAAACGGACTGTGGTATCAGGTTTTGGATAAAGCTGGAGAAAAAGGAAATTATACTGAAGCCTCTGCCTCGGCAATGTTTGTCTACACGATGATAAAGTCTGTTAACAAAGGATATCTCCCAAAATCTTATAAAGTGTATGCTAAAAAAGGCTACGATGGTATCATTAAAAATTTAATAACTATTGATGAAAACGGTGTTGTTAATCTTAACAAATGCTGTGCAGTTGCGGGTTTAGGTGGAAAACCTTACAGAGACGGCTCTTACGAATATTATATCAATGAAAAAATTCGTTCCAACGATTCTAAAGCAACCGGGCCTTTCATCCTTGCAAGCATAGAATTTGAAAAAAAATAA
- a CDS encoding DUF4450 domain-containing protein has translation MRRKNLFAGLIVLSAFSHSYSQSKHWQNNERELHYREDNGDFLLVNGKYRFNRALYGDNRASRVEAGDLPEFALYLPGMGGNLQFVIQKGNSIKKLIQADNIETRYRPGSMLYEIKDTILGSGTLKLTVLAQVKEEGLILKMETVNIDSSTKIYAIYGGASGTTFSRNGDIGADPESGFYLLPEYCLNNQFQINKNHFQLNYLNRKKETQTVIGSFSNANALQLTDAKTLEKLSEFTQNKNEKYPIVYASYSSQKQPIYIQIAKGKIGKNFSDEELRNLFNEAEQARLTLTNRVQLKTPDEDLNNFGANLAIAADGIWESPTFLHGAVAWRMRLNAWRGAYTADALSWHDRAKEHFESYAYSQVLKPDAAPVVMDTMRHLARHEEKMGTSVFSSGYISRNPNDNTKPHHYDMNLVFFDQLFSHFNYTGDKEFLKKMWPTMVRHMDWEKRNFKRGDLYDAYAAIWASDALQYSGGKVTHTSAYNYRANREMAKLAKIIGENPQPYEQEADAILKAMKNQLWIKDKGNFAEYKDALGNQIIHDKPGIWSVYHVSDADILDEFEDYQNLQYISNHTPKIPITVKGAQNKEYYTLSTTNWQPYDWSINNVALAENLQTALAYWQAGRKEEAYQLWKGNLVESMYYGISPGNFEQLSHYDAFRGELYRDFADPIGVASRTLTEGLFGVLPNLLENKISIKPGFPKDWNFAELKLPDWEYRFKRTSKKTEYSFISKYQNPVALEMQIPVNESNIKSVKVNGKKIDWKVKPNSISQSIIQFETPKGNDFKIEINHSGEELKNEQTNYINYISENLQLNFDSKKKIKAFFDPQGLIKNSPPVEGWIRQTGENGVVNSTFSLIQQERKGTFFVQVEQNGTTWWQPLNVDIRFPLETKWENKKLRIQSRSSNPINGKLSINSLNKTFSIRNNENISIEIPSDYLSKGTNSIEFEYNGVKQNIEIIDWEIENQGKFNNISLASAYNEKVTEIFNQKYLSPRLKVPTLQLPWQGIGNWCYPLITAQIDDSGLMNKRKNSKVDFLGIPFLIDKSDKNIAFTSQWDNYPDSVEIPLSGKGKKIYFLMAGSTNPMQSQIVNGTITVQYIDGSTSELELKNPTNWWPIEQDLFDDNFAFEIPDDKIPYRVKLKTGELYKGTLRQYSSIKGFTDRQVDGGAATILDLPIDENKELKSIKLTAVSNDVVIGMMSATVLR, from the coding sequence ATGCGCAGAAAAAACCTATTCGCCGGACTTATTGTCTTGTCTGCATTTTCACATTCGTATTCCCAGTCGAAACACTGGCAGAACAACGAACGTGAACTGCACTATAGAGAAGACAATGGCGATTTTTTACTGGTTAACGGAAAGTATAGATTCAACCGTGCCTTGTATGGCGATAATCGTGCATCAAGAGTGGAAGCCGGAGATTTGCCGGAATTCGCACTCTATCTTCCGGGAATGGGCGGAAATCTGCAGTTTGTCATTCAGAAAGGAAATTCAATAAAGAAATTAATTCAGGCAGATAATATTGAGACCCGCTATCGTCCCGGTTCGATGCTGTATGAAATTAAAGACACGATTCTTGGAAGCGGAACCTTAAAACTCACCGTTTTGGCGCAGGTTAAAGAAGAAGGTTTAATTTTAAAAATGGAAACCGTCAATATAGATTCTTCAACAAAAATCTATGCAATTTACGGTGGTGCAAGCGGAACAACTTTCAGCAGAAACGGCGACATCGGTGCAGACCCCGAATCCGGATTTTATTTATTGCCTGAATATTGTCTGAATAATCAGTTTCAGATTAATAAAAATCATTTTCAATTAAATTATTTAAACAGAAAAAAAGAAACGCAAACCGTTATCGGAAGTTTTTCAAATGCTAATGCTCTTCAATTGACTGATGCAAAAACTTTAGAAAAACTTTCTGAGTTTACTCAAAATAAAAACGAAAAATATCCGATTGTCTACGCTTCTTATTCTTCACAAAAACAACCAATTTACATTCAAATTGCAAAAGGAAAAATAGGTAAAAATTTTTCGGATGAAGAATTGAGAAATTTATTTAATGAAGCAGAGCAAGCCCGTTTAACCTTAACAAATCGAGTTCAGTTAAAGACTCCGGATGAAGATTTGAACAATTTCGGAGCTAATTTAGCTATTGCCGCTGACGGAATCTGGGAAAGTCCGACTTTTCTTCACGGCGCTGTTGCCTGGAGAATGAGATTGAATGCTTGGCGCGGCGCTTACACAGCCGATGCATTAAGCTGGCACGACCGGGCAAAAGAACATTTTGAAAGTTATGCCTACTCACAGGTTTTGAAACCCGATGCTGCGCCCGTTGTAATGGATACGATGCGTCACTTAGCAAGACACGAAGAAAAAATGGGAACTTCGGTTTTTTCAAGCGGATATATTTCCAGAAATCCGAATGACAATACAAAACCGCATCATTACGATATGAATCTGGTTTTTTTTGACCAGTTGTTTTCGCATTTCAACTACACCGGAGACAAAGAATTTCTAAAAAAAATGTGGCCGACAATGGTTCGCCATATGGACTGGGAAAAACGAAATTTTAAACGTGGCGATTTGTATGATGCCTATGCGGCGATTTGGGCGAGTGATGCCTTACAATATTCGGGCGGAAAAGTAACGCACACTTCGGCATATAATTACAGAGCCAACCGCGAAATGGCAAAACTGGCGAAAATAATTGGCGAAAATCCGCAACCTTACGAGCAGGAAGCTGATGCAATTTTAAAAGCAATGAAAAACCAGCTTTGGATAAAAGACAAAGGTAATTTTGCTGAATATAAAGATGCTTTAGGCAATCAAATTATTCATGATAAACCCGGGATCTGGTCAGTTTACCACGTTTCGGATGCCGATATTTTGGATGAATTTGAAGATTATCAAAACCTGCAATACATCAGTAATCACACTCCAAAAATTCCTATTACGGTAAAAGGCGCACAAAATAAAGAGTATTATACGTTATCAACCACCAATTGGCAGCCTTACGACTGGTCCATTAATAATGTTGCGTTGGCGGAAAATTTACAGACCGCTTTGGCATATTGGCAGGCCGGAAGAAAAGAAGAAGCTTATCAGCTCTGGAAGGGAAATCTCGTTGAATCGATGTATTACGGCATCAGTCCGGGGAATTTTGAACAGCTTTCCCATTACGATGCGTTTCGTGGCGAATTGTACCGGGATTTTGCCGATCCGATTGGAGTAGCTTCAAGAACTTTAACAGAAGGGCTTTTCGGCGTTCTTCCGAATTTATTAGAAAATAAGATTAGCATCAAACCAGGTTTTCCGAAAGACTGGAATTTTGCTGAGCTGAAACTTCCGGATTGGGAATATCGATTTAAAAGAACTTCCAAGAAAACTGAATATTCATTTATCTCAAAATATCAAAATCCGGTGGCGCTGGAAATGCAGATTCCTGTGAATGAGTCCAATATCAAATCGGTAAAGGTGAATGGTAAAAAAATAGATTGGAAAGTTAAACCGAATTCTATTTCGCAATCGATTATTCAGTTTGAAACGCCGAAAGGAAACGACTTTAAAATCGAAATCAATCATTCCGGAGAAGAATTGAAAAACGAACAGACGAATTACATCAATTATATTTCTGAAAATCTTCAATTAAATTTTGATTCAAAAAAGAAAATAAAAGCATTTTTCGATCCGCAAGGATTAATCAAAAATTCCCCTCCCGTGGAGGGGTGGATTCGACAAACGGGAGAAAACGGGGTGGTCAACTCAACATTCAGTCTTATTCAACAAGAAAGAAAAGGAACCTTTTTCGTTCAGGTCGAGCAAAACGGAACAACTTGGTGGCAACCTTTGAATGTTGACATTCGCTTCCCTTTAGAAACAAAATGGGAGAATAAAAAACTTCGGATTCAATCAAGATCATCCAATCCAATAAATGGAAAATTGAGTATTAATAGTCTAAATAAAACTTTTTCAATTCGGAATAATGAAAATATATCGATTGAAATTCCATCAGATTATTTGAGCAAAGGAACCAATTCTATTGAGTTTGAATACAATGGGGTTAAACAAAACATCGAAATTATCGATTGGGAAATTGAAAATCAGGGTAAGTTCAACAATATTTCACTAGCATCAGCATACAATGAAAAAGTAACCGAGATTTTCAACCAGAAATATCTTTCGCCAAGATTGAAAGTCCCTACGCTGCAGCTTCCATGGCAGGGAATCGGAAATTGGTGTTATCCATTGATTACTGCTCAAATCGATGACAGCGGATTGATGAACAAGCGAAAAAACAGCAAAGTTGATTTCCTTGGAATTCCTTTTTTAATTGATAAAAGCGATAAAAATATAGCATTTACCAGTCAGTGGGACAATTATCCGGATTCGGTTGAAATTCCTTTGAGTGGAAAAGGAAAGAAAATCTATTTCCTGATGGCAGGTTCTACCAATCCGATGCAGTCGCAGATTGTAAATGGAACAATTACGGTTCAATATATTGATGGTTCGACTTCGGAATTAGAACTGAAAAACCCGACAAATTGGTGGCCAATTGAACAAGATTTGTTTGATGATAATTTTGCTTTTGAAATTCCTGATGATAAAATTCCGTATCGTGTAAAACTAAAGACAGGCGAATTGTACAAAGGAACTTTGCGTCAATATTCAAGTATCAAAGGATTTACGGACCGTCAGGTTGATGGCGGCGCGGCAACAATCCTGGATTTGCCAATTGATGAAAATAAAGAATTAAAATCAATAAAATTAACAGCCGTCAGCAATGATGTGGTGATTGGAATGATGAGTGCGACGGTTTTGAGATAA